A window of the Phaenicophaeus curvirostris isolate KB17595 chromosome 9, BPBGC_Pcur_1.0, whole genome shotgun sequence genome harbors these coding sequences:
- the LOC138724305 gene encoding DPY30 domain-containing protein 1-like: protein MESQYLKRCLGICLTKGLAEVVEHQPADPIEYLAHWIYNYRRNLDEEKKRMLERIELEREREAALIELEMLRKMKEEELMIQQKLEEQHQRQLEQECEELGKVHEELEQQNEEDKMLLQQKDQEENEETVAELADRPETPTLTTTEEQDDNGQSESVTDDTAEAEKESSQQI from the exons ATGGAGTCTCAGTATCTGAAGAGATGCCTGGGAATCTGCTTGACAAAGGGACTGGCAGAGGTTGTAGAGCATCAGCCAGCTGATCCAATAGAGTATCTGGCACACTGGATTTATAATTACAGAAGAAACttggatgaagaaaaaaag AGAATGTTGGAGAGGATTGAGCTGGAACGAGAACGAGAGGCAGCCCTGATAGAACTGGAAATgttaaggaaaatgaaagaagaagagCTAATGATCCAGCAGAAACTTGAAGAACAACATCAG CGTCAGTTGGAACAAGAATGTGAGGAGCTGGGAAAAGTACATGAGGAGTTGgaacagcaaaatgaagaaGATAAAATGCTGTTGCAGCAGAAAGATCAAGAG gaaaatgaagagaCAGTAGCTGAACTTGCAGATAGACCTGAAACACCTACCTTGACCACAACTGAGGAGCAGGATGATAATGGACAGAGTGAG agcgtaacagatgacacagcagaagcagaaaaagaaagttccCAACAGATCTGA